The Glycine soja cultivar W05 chromosome 8, ASM419377v2, whole genome shotgun sequence genome has a window encoding:
- the LOC114422839 gene encoding uncharacterized protein LOC114422839: MANSTIITFNIILFFVLISQGCSQCSLKDLHVGQFLSGNIVNGMPEWNVLVSNWCRCVQTNVMLNCTGFESIEPIDPRLLKFQPLQGVCLVNSGKPIGKDVFEFQYAWDVPFPFSPISSVISCS; this comes from the exons ATGGCTAATTCAACTATCATTACTTTCAACATAATTCTCTTCTTTGTCCTCATTTCTCAAG GTTGCAGCCAATGCTCGTTGAAGGATCTCCATGTAGGCCAATTTCTATCAGGAAATATAGTGAACGGAATGCCAGAATGGAATGTGCTTGTCTCCAATTGGTGTCGATGTGTTCAAACAAATGTGATGTTGAATTGCACTGGATTTGAATCCATTGAACCAATAGACCCAAGACTTTTGAAGTTTCAACCATTGCAAGGTGTTTGTCTTGTTAATTCCGGAAAACCTATTGGAAAAGATGTTTTTGAATTCCAATATGCATGGGACGTTCCATTTCCATTTAGTCCCATTTCCTCAGTCATTTCTTGTTCTTAA
- the LOC114424600 gene encoding NEP1-interacting protein-like 1: MTKWFSGIMGATTWCKEVFSLRVLAGSVGYAVDLFIKVVIAEFTCILALGGSIMGIIAGAIKGHTRGAGFLDGACKGAVTGAIAALELPNIAACDEPLSKVALLRSLLNGKIFVEWICPAVAQAYQCHISAHATSYGEESDIYNDDIVRGITVKGMAWNIIQKLPVQQFNSSKMFKLYNDSCCSICFQDFEYEEFVRTLPKCGHFFHSVCIDKWLVQQGSCPMCRIFVSDL; encoded by the exons ATGACCAAGTGGTTTTCTGGGATAATGGGCGCAACAACATGGTGTAAGGAAGTTTTTTCTTTGAGGGTTTTAGCTGGCAGTGTCGGTTATGCAGTTGATCTTTTCATAAAAGTTGTTATTGCTGAATTTACTTGCATTCTGGCACTAG GAGGGTCCATAATGGGGATAATTGCAGGAGCTATCAAAGGCCATACAAGAGGAGCTGGTTTTCTTGATGGAGCTTGCAAAGGAGCTGTCACAGGGGCCATTGCAGCACTAGAATTGCCAAACATTGCTGCTTGTGATGAGCCACTTTCTAAG GTTGCCCTGTTGAGAAGTTTATTAAATGGAAAGATATTTGTGGAATGGATATGTCCAGCTGTTGCACAAGCCTATCAATGTCAT atCAGTGCACATGCAACATCTTACGGAGAAGAATCAGATATTTACAATGACGATATTGTCAGGGGAATCACAGTCAAAGGGATGGCTTGGAATATCATTCAAAAGCTTCCTGTTCAACAATTTAATTCCAGTAAAATGTTCAAATTATACAACGACTCATGCTGCTCAATTTGCTTCCAg GATTTTGAGTATGAGGAATTTGTGAGGACACTTCCCAAATGTGGCCACTTTTTTCACTCAGTCTGCATAGACAAATGGCTAGTCCAACAAGGATCATGCCCCATGTGTAGAATTTTTGTTTCAGATTTATGA
- the LOC114423413 gene encoding reactive Intermediate Deaminase A, chloroplastic-like: MASFCAARTFNIPAMNAGVLRRRASWAAGIVGASVAGAALLRSCSSKRSAPFACMSLSTDTGLKEAVQTEKAPAALGPYSQAIKANNLLFVSGVLGLIPETGKFISDNVEDQTEQVLKNMGEILKSGGASYSSVVKTTILLADLKDFKKVNEIYAKYFPSPPPARSTYQVAGLPMDAKIEIECIAAL; the protein is encoded by the exons atggcaTCGTTTTGTGCTGCAAGGACTTTCAACATTCCGGCGATGAACGCCGGCGTTCTTCGCCGCCGGGCATCGTGGGCCGCCGGAATAGTCGGAGCCTCGGTGGCCGGCGCTGCACTTTTGCGCTCTTGTTCGTCTAAGCGCTCTGCGCCATTCGCTTGCATGAGCCTCTCTACTGATACCG GTTTAAAGGAAGCTGTTCAAACTGAAAAGGCCCCAGCGGCATTGGGGCCATACTCTCAAGCAATCAAAGCCAACAACCTTCTGTTTGTGTCAGGTGTTCTTGGCCTTATTCCTGAG ACAGGGAAGTTCATCTCTGATAATGTTGAAGATCAGACAGAGCAG GTTCTCAAAAATATGGGAGAGATCCTAAAATCTGGGGGTGCCAGCTATTCATCAGTTGTTAAGACAACTATTTT GTTGGCTGACTTGAAGGACTTCAAGAAAGTTAATGAGATCTATGCTAAAT ACTTCCCTTCACCTCCCCCGGCTCGGTCAACCTATCAAGTAGCTGGCTTGCCAATGGATGCCAAGATTGAAATTGAGTGCATAGCCGCACTTTGA